The DNA sequence ACGTATTCCTCAAAGGGAGGGATGAGACTTCCATAGAGATCTTGAGCAAATAACCTATCGCCAAGCAAATCTACAATATGCCACGTAGATATTTCATCATAAAGGTCTAAGCCTATAATCTCGGCGAAATCCACATTAAAATCGAAAGTCTTAACTTTATATTTTCCCCTGATCGAGCTTGCAAGCAAACCAAGTGCAAAGGATGGTTGTCTGATGCTGGCAAAGGGCATGTTGACCAATGCCACGTCAAGAAAATCGCTCGATGTCATTTTACGAAGTATGGGGGATATTTTGCCCTTTCTCCCCCTATCAGCTTGGGTCGAGTACGTGCCATGACCAGATTTGCATCGCCAATTCTCTTTATTCCTGACCTCACGGGAACGGCGACCCTCTTAAGGTGCATGCCTATCATGGTATCTCCTATATCAATGCCTGCATGCCCCTCTATCTTTTCTACCACTACGGGCTTGTCGAACTTCTCGTAAGCGACCACCGCAAGTGCACCGCCCGCTTTAAGGTGAGGAAGCACGGTCACGATCTCAAGCTGATATTTCGTCGCACACTCCTCCTCAACGACCAAAGCCCTGTTTAAGTGCTCGCAACACTGCACTGCAATGAATAAATCAAATTTCTTCGTCAATGGTTCGATG is a window from the Acetomicrobium flavidum genome containing:
- a CDS encoding TIGR01440 family protein, with protein sequence MEFADLTSSLHRALSELLALAELKPKDILVVGCSTSEILGKKIGSASNLEVARAIMEGIEPLTKKFDLFIAVQCCEHLNRALVVEEECATKYQLEIVTVLPHLKAGGALAVVAYEKFDKPVVVEKIEGHAGIDIGDTMIGMHLKRVAVPVRSGIKRIGDANLVMARTRPKLIGGERAKYPPYFVK